The Bacteroidota bacterium DNA segment TATAGTGTTACACTTGAAATTCAACTATAATATCCATGAAAACTAAATGCATTATTGTTGATGATGAACCCCTTGCTATCAAATTAATAAAATCACATGTCTCTAAATTTGATTTTATTGAGGTAGTGGGCGAATGCAAATCAGCCATACAAGCGATTGACGTTTTAAGAACTGTAAATATCGATCTGATGTTTCTCGATATTAATATGCCCAAAATAACCGGTTTGGAATTTCTTAAATCACTGCCGCATCCACCTTATGTTATCATAACTACGGCATATCGGGAGTATGCACTTGAAGGCTTTGATCTCAATGTTGTCGATTACCTCTTAAAACCAATCTCATTCGAAAGATTTTTAAAAGCGATCAATAAATACTGCGAACGTCTGGCTAAAAATATCAATCTAGAAACAACAGTATCTGACTCTGAAATTAAAAAGACTTTTATTTATGTTCAGGATGGAAAAACGATTCATAAAATCAATTTGGATGACATCCTGTATTTTGAAGGATATGGCGAATATGTAAAGATTCATACGATTCAGAAGACTTATCTTTCGAAAGAAACGATGCATGAATATGAATCGAATTTACATATAAACCATTTTATCCGGACACATAAATCCTACATAGCTTCTATCAATAAAATCAATGCATTCACTTCTACAACAATCCTAATACAAGATAAGGAAATACCTATTGGCAGGTCCTATAAAGAGAGTGTCAACCAAACTATAGCATATTCGAAGAAATAAACGATAAAAGTATATTTGGTTTCCTAAATAAACGACTACAAATCATGCTTCTCAAATAGTCGCATAGGTCGCGCTAAACTTTTCTGATTGCCCCTTCACAAATTAGCTATCTCACCTTAATGTTTTTAATCATTCCGGTTTCGGTATCAAATTCAATTTCTGATTTTAATGATGGGCTTTGCACAACAATTCCAAACTGGTTGATCAACTTTTGAGTTTCATGAATAATTTCACCGTTATATAAGAGTTGAATATTAGTTTGCTCAGGGATACAGTAATAGAAGCCGCTTATATCGCTTGCTTCAACTGTAGTAACAGCTTGTACAAACCGATCGATTGCAGATGAATTTTGCTGGGGAATGATTTTTATTTGCACTCCGGTACCTCGAGATGGACCACTTATAAATCCCTCCTTTTCAGAAAAATTAAAAACCATTTGGTTACCAGTAGCATTCTTTTGAGGCAAATAAACAAATGATTTTAAAATCAGTTCCTTTTTAGTTCTGCCTATAAAAAGTGAAAGGTATTCTGCTTCCATTTTTTTCAATTCGGTATCCATATAGACCATACTTCCGGCATAATTTGTTTCCTGATAGCCTGTCAACAACAAAAATCGGTTTTCACGAAGTTTAGCTATAAATTCAGATGTTTCTTTTGCTTTTTGCTCCAGGTTTTTCTCAAGCCAAGTGGTATTGTAAAAATATTGCTCAAATGAAGCTGTATCTATACTTATTCTTCTGACTATCGTATCAATATGCTGATAAAAATTGTGATCGGCGAAATAATTAAATAAAGATTTCTCGTTGTTAGAATCCAGATTTACATTCACTTGTTCATAATTTACCTGCCCTACTGTATTCGACAAATTCACCCCTTTAATAATCCCTGATTTTGTTAAACTTAAGTTAAATGATTTATCTTCCTTCGATTTTTTATCGATATATACAAAAAATGATTGTTCGGGATCAGGTTGAGTGAAGGTACTTATTCGCACTTCCTTGATTTCATAATGAGAACTTTGTTCCTGAATTACCTTACCAAGGCCCAGATATTTTTCAGCATATTCATGCAACGGACCGGGAATATTTTCCCTCAATTCAACAATTACATCAACCTTTAATAGTGTTCTCGGAAGTGAGTAAAACAGTCCATCCTTAGTATTCAAAGTATTTGAAGTTCCAATGCGGTGAACTTTTATTTGAGCAAATGCCTGAATAAAAAATAACTGAATAATGACGAATAAAAAAACATACTTGTATCTCATAACTTAATTTTTAAGTCAAATTTGAATACCAAAATACGAATTTTGAACCTATCTTAAGAATAATAATTCCCGATATTTTGGCAAGGGCCATAATTCGTCATCCACCAGAAGTTCAAGTTTATCAACATGATCTCTGATTTCATCAAAATAAGGAACAACCTTTTCATTATAAGCTTTGGCTTTTAATTCAAAATCTTCTATTCTATTGGCAATTTTTCTTTCCTCCAGCATTTCATCGGTTTTCATCTTAACCTGAGATATATGCTCCGAAATATCTTTAATCGTTTGAATTTGATTTCTTGATAATCCAACATAAGTTTTTTCATCTAAAACCTGCTTCAATCCTAAGGTATTCTCAATTAAAGTATTTTGATATCTGATGGCAATCGGGATGATATGATTTTTTGCCAAATCACCCATAACCCTTGATTCTATCTGAATCTTCTTAGTGTAATTTTCAAGATTGATCTGATATCTGGCCTCAAGTTCTTTTGCCGTTAAAATATTATTTCGCTCGAATAAATCGATCGTTTCCTTCGAGATGTATGCTTTCAGAGCAGGAGGAGTTGAAGTGATATTTGCAAGGCCCCTCTTTTTGGCTTCAGCAATCCATTCATCACTATAGTTATTTCCTTCGAATCTTATCTTCTTCGAATCGATGATATATTGTTTGATCACTTTTAAAATAGCATCGTTTCGCTTATATTTTTTCTTGATCAGGGCATCTACTTCATTCTTGAATTTTTTGAGTTGATCAGCCACCATCAGATTTAGAACAATCATTGGTTTGGCACAAGTTGCTGAAGAGCCCACGGCCCTGAATTCAAATTTATTGCCTGTAAATGCAAATGGAGAAGTACGATTCCGATCGGTATTATCCAGAAAAATTTCAGGGATTTTGGGTATAAATATATTATGATCTGAGGCAGTTGCTTTAGTAATTCCACCTGTCTTTTCAATTTCGTCGAGTGTTTTGGATAACTGCTCACCAATAAATGCTGAAATAATCGCAGGTGGAGCTTCATGCCCTCCTAATCGGTGATCGTTACCAGCAGCTGCAATACTTGCCCTTAATAAATCAGGGTTATTGCTGATGGCCTTTAAAACTGTCACAAAAAATGCGATAAAACGTAATTTCGCTTTCGGTGTTTTTCCCGGAGACAATAAATTTTCACCGGTATCAGTCGCCATCGACCAGTTATTATGCTTACCCGATCCGTTAACCCCGGCAAATGGTTTTTCGTGCAATAATACAACCAAGTCATGATGCCTTGCAATTCGCTGCATTAGGTGCATCAACATTTGATTGTGATCAACTGCAAGGTTTACTTCTTCGAAAACAGGTGCGCACTCAAATTGGTTCGGTGCAACTTCATTATGCCTGGTTTTTAAAGGAATACCTAATTTATAAGATTCAATTTCAACATCTTTCATGAACTCCAGCGCACGTTCCTGAATGGTACCAAAGTAGTGATCTGATAGCTGCTGATCCTTTGCCGATGCATGTCCGAAAACCGTTCTACCGGTTAATGCTAAATCAGGTCGGGCAGCATGTAAGGCTGAATCAACCAAAAAATACTCCTGCTCAATACCAAGTGTGGGGGTCACTTTTTTAACTTCATTTCCAAAAAGTTTACAAAAATCAACAGCTGATTTTCCAATAACGTTTAGCGATTTCAGCAACGGGGTCTTAAAATCAAGCGCTTCACCTGTATATGAAACAAAAATAGTAGGAATGCATAAAGTATCATCTATAATAAATGCCGGTGATGAAGGATCCCAGGCTGTATAGCCCCTGGCCTCAAAAGTACTTCTTATTCCTCCACTCGGGAAAGAAGAAGCATCGGGCTCCTGCTGAATCAACTCAGATCCGTTGAAACGTTCAATTGCTCTTCCTTCTTCAATCGGATGCATAAATGAATCATGCTTTTCAGCAGTAGAACCGGTTAACGGGTGAAACCAATGGGTATAATGAGATGCACCATGACTAATTGCCCATGCCTTCATCGATGCGGCAATTTGATCAGCCATTTTACGATCAATTTTT contains these protein-coding regions:
- a CDS encoding LytTR family DNA-binding domain-containing protein is translated as MKTKCIIVDDEPLAIKLIKSHVSKFDFIEVVGECKSAIQAIDVLRTVNIDLMFLDINMPKITGLEFLKSLPHPPYVIITTAYREYALEGFDLNVVDYLLKPISFERFLKAINKYCERLAKNINLETTVSDSEIKKTFIYVQDGKTIHKINLDDILYFEGYGEYVKIHTIQKTYLSKETMHEYESNLHINHFIRTHKSYIASINKINAFTSTTILIQDKEIPIGRSYKESVNQTIAYSKK
- a CDS encoding DUF4831 family protein gives rise to the protein MRYKYVFLFVIIQLFFIQAFAQIKVHRIGTSNTLNTKDGLFYSLPRTLLKVDVIVELRENIPGPLHEYAEKYLGLGKVIQEQSSHYEIKEVRISTFTQPDPEQSFFVYIDKKSKEDKSFNLSLTKSGIIKGVNLSNTVGQVNYEQVNVNLDSNNEKSLFNYFADHNFYQHIDTIVRRISIDTASFEQYFYNTTWLEKNLEQKAKETSEFIAKLRENRFLLLTGYQETNYAGSMVYMDTELKKMEAEYLSLFIGRTKKELILKSFVYLPQKNATGNQMVFNFSEKEGFISGPSRGTGVQIKIIPQQNSSAIDRFVQAVTTVEASDISGFYYCIPEQTNIQLLYNGEIIHETQKLINQFGIVVQSPSLKSEIEFDTETGMIKNIKVR
- a CDS encoding glutamine synthetase III, which encodes MNNLRFKALDFINTRTAKKSTPPTGKLSEYYGTSTFNKRAMREFLPVDAFANIINAIESNEKIDRKMADQIAASMKAWAISHGASHYTHWFHPLTGSTAEKHDSFMHPIEEGRAIERFNGSELIQQEPDASSFPSGGIRSTFEARGYTAWDPSSPAFIIDDTLCIPTIFVSYTGEALDFKTPLLKSLNVIGKSAVDFCKLFGNEVKKVTPTLGIEQEYFLVDSALHAARPDLALTGRTVFGHASAKDQQLSDHYFGTIQERALEFMKDVEIESYKLGIPLKTRHNEVAPNQFECAPVFEEVNLAVDHNQMLMHLMQRIARHHDLVVLLHEKPFAGVNGSGKHNNWSMATDTGENLLSPGKTPKAKLRFIAFFVTVLKAISNNPDLLRASIAAAGNDHRLGGHEAPPAIISAFIGEQLSKTLDEIEKTGGITKATASDHNIFIPKIPEIFLDNTDRNRTSPFAFTGNKFEFRAVGSSATCAKPMIVLNLMVADQLKKFKNEVDALIKKKYKRNDAILKVIKQYIIDSKKIRFEGNNYSDEWIAEAKKRGLANITSTPPALKAYISKETIDLFERNNILTAKELEARYQINLENYTKKIQIESRVMGDLAKNHIIPIAIRYQNTLIENTLGLKQVLDEKTYVGLSRNQIQTIKDISEHISQVKMKTDEMLEERKIANRIEDFELKAKAYNEKVVPYFDEIRDHVDKLELLVDDELWPLPKYRELLFLR